The sequence CTATGAAACTGGCGATAGCGTTTCATCGGTAGCGATAAGCTCCGATAGAAAATATGTCACGATTGGCGCTGGTTCCCGGTTATACTATGTAGCAACTCATCCAATAGATACACTTTCTTCACTCATAAAGGAAAAATCGCATAAATTAAGTCCAAACTTAATTTCTCATTTTAATTCGAAACTTGAATCTGTAAAAAGGACAATCAAAATGAGAAAATACGAAAAAGCTCAGATAGAAGCTGAAAATCTTGCTGATGAAATCAAAAGAGCTGAGGAATTGTATGAAAAGGCAAAAAACAAAATTGATAATTTAAAGGCGTTAGTTAACGAGGCTGAGACGATTGGATATAAAGTAGAGCCGCCAATAGCTTTTAAGTTGTTCGAGGAAGGAAAATACGAGGAAGCAATCGAAAAAGCCGAAGAATCGTATAACGCAATGGTTAATGCTGTGAATAGATACAAAGAAGCAAAGCAGTTGATGGATGAATTAATAGAGAAAGTAGAGGGAGAAGAAGTATATTTATCAAAAGAATATAAAGAACAATATAACAAAGCACTTAAGTTATTTGAAAATGGAGAGTATGATAAATCAATCAAAATACTTAAATTTTTATTATATTTCAAACTAGGCATGAAAAGTATATCACCTTCTGAACTAATGGAATTTATTGAATATGAAGAAGAAATAGGAATATCCCGCCTTGAATTTAAACCGAATATAACAATCGACCTTAAAGAAAAAGAACTCATATTTAACCATTGGAGTAAGGTCAGTTTAGAAGTTAGGAACGACGGCAATGTAATAGCAAAAGATATTATAATTAATTTCTTTGGAGATGTTAAAGTTAAAGGACTAACAGAATTAACATTGAAACCGAAAAGTAAAAAGTTAATAGAACTTGATATAAAGCCCACAGCATTAGGAAATATTCCTCTCGATGTTGAGATAACCTATATCGGCTTATCAGATGAGAAACTTAGAAAAACTCAAACTATACGAATAAATGTTAAGACCGAAGCAACTACTCCATATCAGGAACTAACACCTGCAGAATTTACTCCAAAACCACTATCCACAACATCCATACCACCAGAATTAGCAGTTAATTATAAAAATATAGAACTAATCGGGCAGGGAGGCTTTGCAAGAGTTTTCAAAGCAGTAAGAGTTAAAGACAATCTACCAGTAGCAATAAAAATACCAATATCCTTAGATTCAGCAACAGGTAAATCCTTTATAAAAGAGTTAGAAAATTGGACTAAACTAAATCATCCAAACATAGTTAAGGTTTATGATTATAATATATTGCCAATCCCATACTTCGAAATGGAGTTATGCGATGAGTCCTTAGACGAATATCTTAAAAGAAAGAAGATTTTAGATGTAAAGGAGGCATCTTATTTAATATTCAATATAGCAGAGGGATTAAAGTATGCTCATTCGTTAAATATAATCCATAAAGACCTAAAGCCGCATAACATCCTATTAAAAAACGGCATTCCTAAAATATCCGATTGGGGTTTATCAAAGGTTTTAACTCAATCCACATCAACAACGAGAGGGGCATTAACTCCTTACTATGCATCACCAGAACAATTTAGTAAAAAGTTTGGTAAGATTGATTGTTATACGGATATATGGCAGTTGGGAGTTATTTTTTACCAATTAACAACTGGAAAACTACCTTTCGAAGGAGATGACTTTATCGATTTAATGACATCTATAACAACAGAAGAACCAATTCATCCAAAAGAATTAAATCCAGACATTCCAAAGGAGACTGAAAATATAATCCTAAAATGTTTAAATAAAAATCCTAAAGATAGGTATCAAACTATGTTGGAGTTACAGAGGGATTTAGCAACTTACCTACAAATATCGTTTAAAGAAGAACTTAACAAATCAATATCAATTAATGATTTTAGTAAAAGTGCCTTCTACTGTGGAGAGTTGTTTTTAGTTTATTTAAAAATCAACGATGGAGTTAATGCCTATAAATTCTGTGGGGACTTAATTAACCATGCGAAAGGAGAGATAAAAAATGATTTAATCAAACTAAAAGAGATGATAAAATACAGAGTTGAGAATAAACTGCCTATTCCTA is a genomic window of Methanotorris formicicus Mc-S-70 containing:
- a CDS encoding serine/threonine-protein kinase, producing the protein MAGSKDRKAYFFNKSGKLLWSYETGDSVSSVAISSDGNYIVAGSKDRKAYFFNRSGELLWSYETGDSVSSVAISSDRKYVTIGAGSRLYYVATHPIDTLSSLIKEKSHKLSPNLISHFNSKLESVKRTIKMRKYEKAQIEAENLADEIKRAEELYEKAKNKIDNLKALVNEAETIGYKVEPPIAFKLFEEGKYEEAIEKAEESYNAMVNAVNRYKEAKQLMDELIEKVEGEEVYLSKEYKEQYNKALKLFENGEYDKSIKILKFLLYFKLGMKSISPSELMEFIEYEEEIGISRLEFKPNITIDLKEKELIFNHWSKVSLEVRNDGNVIAKDIIINFFGDVKVKGLTELTLKPKSKKLIELDIKPTALGNIPLDVEITYIGLSDEKLRKTQTIRINVKTEATTPYQELTPAEFTPKPLSTTSIPPELAVNYKNIELIGQGGFARVFKAVRVKDNLPVAIKIPISLDSATGKSFIKELENWTKLNHPNIVKVYDYNILPIPYFEMELCDESLDEYLKRKKILDVKEASYLIFNIAEGLKYAHSLNIIHKDLKPHNILLKNGIPKISDWGLSKVLTQSTSTTRGALTPYYASPEQFSKKFGKIDCYTDIWQLGVIFYQLTTGKLPFEGDDFIDLMTSITTEEPIHPKELNPDIPKETENIILKCLNKNPKDRYQTMLELQRDLATYLQISFKEELNKSISINDFSKSAFYCGELFLVYLKINDGVNAYKFCGDLINHAKGEIKNDLIKLKEMIKYRVENKLPIPNEIISSAEVIVHKIKLGFDRE